TGTCACAGGACCATGACCTCCCCCCTCATATCCAGCACTGTGGTTTGGTAGTGGAATGACACCCCAGGATTTATACTGCAGGAGGAGGTAAATGGTGCTTTCAAAGTGTCAgcgttatttatttttatttttttttttaactgagcaAGGTTGGCAGTTGTGGtttggagcaaaaaaaaaaaaaaaaaaacccactgcaTTTTTACCTTGACTTTCAGGACTTAACACTTAAATTTAATCCATAACTAGTATAACCATGATATGTTGGAAAAGGAGGGATTTTGACCTTTTTCTGCAGTGAATTTTGCACAATGTGAATGTCTGATTCTAAATATTGCACATTTACATGGAGTCATTCCATACTTAGAAATGCATGAGTTACATTACTGAATTAACATTGTATATGAATCACTGTGAGGGGTATTagatgatttaaaaatgtccaATAATATTATGCACCTCATCCTGTATGTTTAAGTGCCTGACATAGCCCTGCGATGTTTATGAAGGAATGTGTTTAAATGTCTTGAACTGCTTTAGACTGTATGATTGGGGTGTTTCATGGGGGGTCAGACTGTTTGACCTTTTAATCTTTATGCTCAGCTGCACCCTGGTACTAAATAGTGAAgcaataatgtaaatgtcaaatacAAAACTAATTTAACTGCATCCTTGTACACTCATTTACCAACTGCAAGGGGGCAGGGAAAGATACTTTATCTGCATTTGCAGAGAAGTTACAGATGAGCTCATCAAAagctgaaccccccccccccggaggaAGGTACATCCACAGAAACATATATCCCAGAGAACATAAAGCACTAGGAAGAGCCTCTGCCACTCCCAGCTCCTTTTCCCCAGGAACACCTGTCATCCTGCAAAGGCTCTTTTCTCCCTGGTATTAGTAACTGAACAGCATAAAACATTCTTAGCTAGAAAATCAGCATGCTGGAGTTACGAACCTACTTGCTTGACGTACAAGGCAGCATCGGGACTAAAGGGGTTGTGCCAAATGTATGAGGATGGGCTGCTAGAAAGTAAGGCCCATACGGCCAGCATGGAGTTATTCCAACTGAACCTGGCGTTAGGCTGAGTGGTTTGTCTCTCAGTCCAACAAAGTCATCCATGTGGATGTGTTGGCTCAGAAGTAACATCTTGACTccttacataatttttttttgtacacgtTTAAGCCTGGAGTAAAACTTAAGTTGAAATACTGACAAGTAATTAAGTTCTTCTCAAAAGATGCTGAAGAGAACCACCTGTGAACAGGAAGCTCTTCTGTTCACAAGCAATTCCTACCATTGGGTCAGAGCTGCCCTCACACTGGAATGTGTAGCTTTTGGTTTTTAAtactgcaaaacaaattaagacaaattttagcaaaaaaacaAGGTAAGCACCATTATGTCACCGCTGTACCGTACAAATGAACCAGAATTGAGGCTCTACGCTTCTGCTGACGTTGCCTCGTTCTTCACTCTGTGGCCAAGCATCTTCTGTAAAGCTAGAAATACTAAATCTAATCTCTGCAGACTGACattaaaaaactaacaaaatataattagaaaagatgttttacagtataaaggacaggcaaaggtctgtAGCCTGAGCTCCGCTGCTCCTAGCAGCCAAGACAATATGGCTGTGCGGCTCTGGCGTTTAAAAAAGACGAGTTCCTTTCGACTCGCTGTCATGGCTTCACAAATGGAGCTTGTGTACTTAAAATGTCACGGATTTGGGGAGCGGGCGCCCAGGGGTGCCCATGTGGTCGAAATCGGGGGCGGAGCGCACCATCGGAACCCTTGCGGTCTGCTCTGGTCCTGCCCACCCCTCAATAGGGCCATCGCCCCCTAGCTGGGAACACTTAGGGCTGTCCTGCTGGTCCACAAGTACCTGACTGGGAGGGGGAGGCCACATGGAGGGTTCCTCTGATGGGGGTGTTTCTGGAAGGATGTCCGTAGCTGGTGAGGAGCTGCATGGGAAATTGGGAGCCGTCTCCAGAAACTGGTCCTCCACCTGGTCGCCCTCAGCCAGGTTCTCATACTGGGAGGTGCTGGAGGGCCGTCGGAGCCCTGGTTGCTGGGGAGCTGCCAGGGACCCGGGGTAATCCTGCTGCGAGGCCCTGTGCGACAGAGAAGCAGCAGAGGAGACCCCTGCGAGGGGGCATGGGGTTGAAGGCATGTTGTTCTGAGGTAAGATGTCAGCTGCAGTGGGCAGGGGTGAGGCTTCTGTGGACTCCTCCAATAGGAAGGATGGAGGGAGGGGCAAATCTGGCTCCTCAGGAGACTCCGCCACTGCCGATGAAAGAGGAAATCCCTCGCTAGGCTCATTTGTTGGCTCCGCCCCTTGGGTAGCTGACCCGCCTCCAACTGCATCCTGCCCCATGTTCACATTGCCCTCACCACAGGCTCTTGGAGCCGAGTAATCCGAACCCAATGGTGTCGGGAAGCCCAGCGGGGGCTCTTCTGGGGTCCGGGGACCTTGCCGGTGCACTAGCACAGCATCGGGGGAGGGCAGGTTGGGCGTGTCTTCGCCCCCAAGGCCAGGGAGGTCCTGATGACCAGTAGCGGATGGGCTCTCGTCTTTTAGAATGACCTCGGGCTCGTGACCCGGCGGACAGCGCAGCTCGGCGACAGCTTGGCTCCCGCCGTTGGCCGCCTGTGGGGGCTTCACTGGTGCCAACAGCAGtggcagctccagctccagccccAGCGGCCTCTTGGGAAACTCGTCTGGCTTTGCTGGAAGcgacagcagcagaaaaagttCGACAAACATCAACGGAAACACTAGTTAACGGACGAATACAAGAACTACGGTTGCAAACGTGGCTCCTGAACCTGGAGGAGGGATGTCCAGCTTCATCTTGCGCAGCTCTGCCATGGATGCCTGCAGCTGCTCAACGACGGTGTCGTCGCTCAGGTAGAAGGATCCAGAGATCTTCTCCTGCAGAAACTCGCGCAGGTCCTCCAGGGACATTTTGAGTAGACGTtctgggaggaggagggaacaaaGGGGAGTGAGGTCACTGCAAGCCACAGCTCTACAGTGGCTCCTTATGCACACAACTGGGACTGgcagtctgttcataactcccTCTGTTTGCAACTCCCAAGTCACCGGAAAATCATCATTACTAAAAACTTAAAACatcccttgatttttttttttctcccccccctgAGTTAggcttctgtaaaaatcttgagTATTACTCAGCACACCAGACAAGAgcggtaaacactgtgaaagcgAGCTGAATTAAAGTGGTTCCACTCTGCTTtctactgccatctattggcccAGTAAACAAGTTGCGTTTCGGCTGCACTTGAAAAATGCATAACCAGAGTACGAAGAGTTGGCGTCTCTGCGTCAGTGAAACGGGAAAGGAGCGATTGAGGGTCTTACTCTTGTGCAGTTTCAGGATGGTGTAAGCCATGGCTGTGAGGAtcttctccccctccaggaTGTAGATGTCCCACAGCCGCAGCGTCAGGGTGAAAGGCGTCTGTTTGGAGTTAAAAACACCCAGCAAACtatgagagggaaaaaaacagaaggcaaAGGGAGCGCAGCGGAGCGCCAGCATATCGAGGGCTTTTGGAGAAAACGAgccagaaaccagagcactgggaggAGGCCAAGCAAACAGCGCAACGTTTTTAAAAGTAGGATCTGAGCTGCTGGGAACTGTCCAAGCTCAAAACTGCCAGAACCGAGACACTTTCATGCTCTCAGCCATACGTGTTGTGTCCAGGATTTGACCTGGACAGTTGTTCGCACTGATCTGACCCTCCCCCGTGCCCgtgtgcgcacgcgcgc
Above is a genomic segment from Scleropages formosus chromosome 5, fSclFor1.1, whole genome shotgun sequence containing:
- the LOC108942177 gene encoding USP6 N-terminal-like protein isoform X3, yielding MKKDIEALIAEERADIISKYEKGRQEGVHIDPWEDADYSIYKVTDRFGFMHEEELPTPSAVEEKQKLQEIERVEKWLKMVKKWDKYRNSEKMFRRIYKGIPLQLRGQAWCLLLDVEKLKSENAGKYEKMKAQARRYSADIKQIDLDVNRTFRNHIMFMDRFGVKQQALFYVLAAYSVYNTEVSYCQGMSQIAAILLMYMNEEDAFWALSQLLTNQKHAMHGFFVPGFPKLQRFQAHHDQILSKLMPKLKKHLDKEQMSTGIYTTKWFLQCFIDRTPFTLTLRLWDIYILEGEKILTAMAYTILKLHKKRLLKMSLEDLREFLQEKISGSFYLSDDTVVEQLQASMAELRKMKLDIPPPAKPDEFPKRPLGLELELPLLLAPVKPPQAANGGSQAVAELRCPPGHEPEVILKDESPSATGHQDLPGLGGEDTPNLPSPDAVLVHRQGPRTPEEPPLGFPTPLGSDYSAPRACGEGNVNMGQDAVGGGSATQGAEPTNEPSEGFPLSSAVAESPEEPDLPLPPSFLLEESTEASPLPTAADILPQNNMPSTPCPLAGVSSAASLSHRASQQDYPGSLAAPQQPGLRRPSSTSQYENLAEGDQVEDQFLETAPNFPCSSSPATDILPETPPSEEPSMWPPPPSQVLVDQQDSPKCSQLGGDGPIEGWAGPEQTARVPMVRSAPDFDHMGTPGRPLPKSVTF
- the LOC108942177 gene encoding USP6 N-terminal-like protein isoform X2 yields the protein MKRWRKSVVFGRSVQKPNQVSKAEASEKAAVHTHEGRQEGVHIDPWEDADYSIYKVTDRFGFMHEEELPTPSAVEEKQKLQEIERVEKWLKMVKKWDKYRNSEKMFRRIYKGIPLQLRGQAWCLLLDVEKLKSENAGKYEKMKAQARRYSADIKQIDLDVNRTFRNHIMFMDRFGVKQQALFYVLAAYSVYNTEVSYCQGMSQIAAILLMYMNEEDAFWALSQLLTNQKHAMHGFFVPGFPKLQRFQAHHDQILSKLMPKLKKHLDKEQMSTGIYTTKWFLQCFIDRTPFTLTLRLWDIYILEGEKILTAMAYTILKLHKKRLLKMSLEDLREFLQEKISGSFYLSDDTVVEQLQASMAELRKMKLDIPPPAKPDEFPKRPLGLELELPLLLAPVKPPQAANGGSQAVAELRCPPGHEPEVILKDESPSATGHQDLPGLGGEDTPNLPSPDAVLVHRQGPRTPEEPPLGFPTPLGSDYSAPRACGEGNVNMGQDAVGGGSATQGAEPTNEPSEGFPLSSAVAESPEEPDLPLPPSFLLEESTEASPLPTAADILPQNNMPSTPCPLAGVSSAASLSHRASQQDYPGSLAAPQQPGLRRPSSTSQYENLAEGDQVEDQFLETAPNFPCSSSPATDILPETPPSEEPSMWPPPPSQVLVDQQDSPKCSQLGGDGPIEGWAGPEQTARVPMVRSAPDFDHMGTPGRPLPKSVTF
- the LOC108942177 gene encoding USP6 N-terminal-like protein isoform X1, whose amino-acid sequence is MELFQQEVGVNIIKPELCISLCEVRMRPGAETLMWSLVIEGLCSVDVLCLCVCLFTCTGGGNLSCSVAAYKSPTKCRRQRRARRPLCIRTRCSAARAARVGPSLHSTVCLPALHPTLEGRQEGVHIDPWEDADYSIYKVTDRFGFMHEEELPTPSAVEEKQKLQEIERVEKWLKMVKKWDKYRNSEKMFRRIYKGIPLQLRGQAWCLLLDVEKLKSENAGKYEKMKAQARRYSADIKQIDLDVNRTFRNHIMFMDRFGVKQQALFYVLAAYSVYNTEVSYCQGMSQIAAILLMYMNEEDAFWALSQLLTNQKHAMHGFFVPGFPKLQRFQAHHDQILSKLMPKLKKHLDKEQMSTGIYTTKWFLQCFIDRTPFTLTLRLWDIYILEGEKILTAMAYTILKLHKKRLLKMSLEDLREFLQEKISGSFYLSDDTVVEQLQASMAELRKMKLDIPPPAKPDEFPKRPLGLELELPLLLAPVKPPQAANGGSQAVAELRCPPGHEPEVILKDESPSATGHQDLPGLGGEDTPNLPSPDAVLVHRQGPRTPEEPPLGFPTPLGSDYSAPRACGEGNVNMGQDAVGGGSATQGAEPTNEPSEGFPLSSAVAESPEEPDLPLPPSFLLEESTEASPLPTAADILPQNNMPSTPCPLAGVSSAASLSHRASQQDYPGSLAAPQQPGLRRPSSTSQYENLAEGDQVEDQFLETAPNFPCSSSPATDILPETPPSEEPSMWPPPPSQVLVDQQDSPKCSQLGGDGPIEGWAGPEQTARVPMVRSAPDFDHMGTPGRPLPKSVTF